A single region of the Deinococcus radiopugnans ATCC 19172 genome encodes:
- a CDS encoding carbohydrate ABC transporter permease, whose protein sequence is MQERVPLPTSPPRQRRRWSYTRFQQRFAPYIFTSPFFVLFLIFGLFPLGFSLFLAFHLWNPLDGLGNWEYVGWENFQLALGARDQFWVALKNTVWIGLLSGVPQHLVALPLAFVINQSLRRWQGSISTILFLPYITNAVAITIVFGMLYSENLGLLNYALSAVGLGPVRWLALPELVPVSVAAVVFWRYVGWNVILYLSGLQAISEDVYEAATVDGASSAQKFFYITLPLLRPMMFYAFTLTIVGNMQLFEEPFIMVGQAGGSGGAALTSAMHIYNVAFRDLDMGYGSAMAWLLFLAIFVLSMVNNYLFSRGGGRQ, encoded by the coding sequence ATGCAAGAACGAGTGCCCCTGCCCACCAGCCCCCCCCGCCAGCGCCGCCGCTGGAGCTACACCCGCTTCCAGCAGCGTTTTGCGCCGTACATTTTCACCAGCCCGTTCTTTGTCCTGTTCCTGATCTTCGGCCTGTTTCCGCTGGGCTTCAGCCTGTTCCTGGCCTTTCACCTGTGGAATCCCCTCGACGGACTGGGCAACTGGGAATACGTGGGCTGGGAGAACTTCCAGCTCGCGCTGGGCGCACGCGATCAGTTCTGGGTGGCCCTCAAGAACACGGTGTGGATCGGCCTGCTGTCGGGGGTGCCGCAGCATCTGGTGGCGCTTCCGCTGGCTTTCGTGATCAACCAGTCGCTGCGCCGCTGGCAGGGCAGCATCAGCACCATCCTGTTCCTGCCGTACATCACCAACGCCGTGGCGATCACGATCGTCTTCGGCATGCTGTATTCCGAGAACCTGGGCCTGCTCAACTACGCCCTGTCGGCGGTGGGGCTGGGGCCGGTGCGCTGGCTGGCGCTGCCGGAACTGGTGCCGGTGTCGGTGGCGGCGGTGGTGTTCTGGCGCTACGTGGGCTGGAACGTCATCCTGTATTTAAGCGGGTTGCAGGCCATCAGCGAGGACGTCTACGAGGCCGCCACGGTGGACGGCGCGAGCAGCGCCCAGAAGTTCTTCTACATCACCCTGCCGCTGCTGCGCCCGATGATGTTCTACGCCTTCACGCTGACCATCGTGGGCAACATGCAGCTGTTTGAGGAACCGTTCATCATGGTGGGCCAGGCCGGCGGCAGCGGGGGCGCGGCGCTGACCTCGGCCATGCACATCTACAACGTCGCCTTCCGCGATCTGGACATGGGCTACGGCTCGGCGATGGCGTGGCTGCTGTTCCTGGCGATCTTCGTGCTGAGCATGGTCAACAACTACCTGTTCTCACGGGGCGGAGGCCGCCAGTGA
- a CDS encoding ABC transporter substrate-binding protein translates to MKKFVAFALVTALLASTASAQEKVTLNVAAFPSLDVAIKAITPAWNKLHPNVTIKLVAQEIGDHHNAMTTALATGQGLPDVMAVEIGYVGKFSEGKGLEDLNKAPYNAGQYKKLFTPFTVAQATSADKRFVAMPTDIGPGTFLYRKDILDKAGVNPTTMMKSWEDYIAAGKTIKAKTGASLINSAAGVYGIVTRTNLKNGEGIYFDSKNNLLVGPDSPRFVRAFTLAKQVRDAGLDAKIGEWSNEWYDAFKKGTVATQFSGAWLTGALQSWMAPDTKGLWRVQNLPEGGYASWGGSFYAIPTASKNKQWAWEFIKFMTVDQGSQIKAFIDNGAFPALLSAQNDPIFNQGVPFLGGQKARVLWRDAARKTQPIDVNKYDSVADQILATELTNVLEQGKDIKQALTDARAQILRRAR, encoded by the coding sequence ATGAAGAAATTCGTCGCGTTCGCCCTCGTTACCGCCCTGCTGGCCAGCACCGCCAGCGCCCAGGAGAAAGTCACCCTGAACGTGGCCGCCTTCCCCAGCCTGGACGTGGCGATCAAGGCCATCACGCCCGCGTGGAACAAGCTGCATCCCAACGTGACCATCAAACTGGTGGCCCAGGAAATCGGCGACCACCACAACGCCATGACCACGGCCCTCGCCACCGGCCAGGGGTTGCCTGACGTGATGGCCGTGGAAATCGGCTACGTGGGCAAATTCTCCGAGGGCAAAGGGCTGGAAGATCTGAACAAGGCCCCCTACAACGCCGGGCAGTACAAGAAGCTGTTCACGCCCTTCACGGTGGCGCAGGCCACCAGCGCGGACAAGCGTTTCGTCGCCATGCCCACCGACATCGGCCCCGGCACCTTCCTGTACCGCAAGGACATCCTGGACAAGGCGGGCGTGAACCCCACCACCATGATGAAAAGCTGGGAGGACTACATCGCTGCCGGGAAAACCATCAAGGCCAAGACCGGGGCGTCGCTGATCAACTCGGCGGCGGGCGTCTACGGGATCGTGACGCGCACCAACCTCAAGAATGGCGAGGGCATCTACTTCGACAGCAAGAACAACCTGCTCGTCGGCCCCGACAGCCCCCGCTTCGTGCGCGCCTTCACGCTGGCCAAGCAGGTGCGCGACGCCGGCCTGGACGCCAAGATCGGCGAGTGGAGCAACGAGTGGTACGACGCCTTCAAAAAGGGGACGGTGGCCACCCAGTTCAGCGGCGCGTGGCTGACCGGCGCGCTGCAAAGCTGGATGGCCCCCGACACCAAGGGCCTGTGGCGCGTCCAGAACCTGCCCGAGGGCGGCTACGCATCCTGGGGCGGCTCGTTCTACGCCATTCCCACCGCGTCCAAGAACAAGCAGTGGGCCTGGGAGTTCATCAAGTTCATGACCGTCGACCAGGGGTCGCAGATCAAGGCGTTCATCGACAACGGCGCGTTCCCGGCGCTGCTCTCGGCCCAGAACGATCCCATCTTCAACCAGGGCGTGCCGTTCCTGGGCGGTCAGAAAGCCCGCGTGCTGTGGCGCGACGCCGCGCGCAAGACCCAGCCCATCGACGTGAACAAGTACGACTCGGTGGCCGACCAGATCCTCGCCACCGAGCTGACCAACGTGCTGGAGCAGGGCAAGGACATCAAGCAGGCGCTGACCGACGCCCGCGCCCAGATCCTGCGCCGCGCCCGCTGA